A portion of the Aphelocoma coerulescens isolate FSJ_1873_10779 chromosome 1, UR_Acoe_1.0, whole genome shotgun sequence genome contains these proteins:
- the N6AMT1 gene encoding methyltransferase N6AMT1 isoform X1: protein MALPTPRYGHLGPRGPFRDVYEPAEDTFLLLDALERDAGSLREARVEICLEIGSGSGVVSTFLASSILGPSALYICTDINPMAAYCTQETALLNNVHLQPVITDLVKGLSPRLNGKVDLLLFNPPYVVTPSEEVKSRGIEASWAGGKQGREVMDRVFPLVPDLLSPGGLFYLVTIKENNPDEILETMKKSGLKGTRVLSRQAGQEMLTILRFRKS from the exons ATGGCGCTGCCCACCCCCCGGTACGGGCACCTGGGCCCGCGGGGGCCCTTTCGGGACGTGTACGAGCCGGCCGAGGACACCTTCCTGCTGCTCGATGCGCTGGAGCGGGACGCGGGCAGCCTGCGGGAGGCTCG agTCGAGATCTGCCTTGAAATAGGATCTGGATCTGGTGTGGTTTCAACATTTCTGGCTTCTTCCATCCTTGGACCCAGTGCACTGTACAT ATGCACAGATATCAACCCCATGGCAGCTTACTGTACCCAGGAGACAGCTCTGCTTAACAATGTTCACCTGCAGCCTGTCATTACTGACTTG GTCAAAGGATTATCTCCAAGGTTAAATGGGAAGGTTGATCTACTTCTGTTTAACCCACCATATGTGGTAACACCTTCTGAAGAG GTGAAAAGCCGTGGAATAGAGGCATCCTGGGCTGGTGGCAAACAGGGCAGAGAAGTAATGGATAGAGTTTTCCCATTAGTACCAGACCTGCTTTCACCAGGAGGATTATTCTACTTGGTaacaattaaagaaaataatccag ATGAAATTCTGGAAACAATGAAGAAAAGTGGCTTGAAAGGCACACGAGTACTTTCCAGGCAAGCAGGACAAGAGATGCTGACTATCCTCAGATTTAGGAAGTCTTGA
- the CGGBP1 gene encoding CGG triplet repeat-binding protein 1, whose protein sequence is MERFGVKSAPSRNRSKTALYVTPQDRVTEFGSELHEDGGKLFCTSCNVVLNHVRKSAINDHLKSKTHTKRKAEFEEQNVRKKQRTLTASLQCNSTAQTEKSSVIQDFVKMCLEANIPLEKADHPSVRAFLSRYVKNGSSIPKSEQLRKAYLPDGYDNENQLINTEDR, encoded by the coding sequence ATGGAGCGGTTTGGGGTGAAGTCGGCTCCGTCGCGGAACCGCTCCAAGACTGCTCTGTACGTGACGCCCCAGGACCGCGTGACGGAGTTCGGCAGCGAGCTGCACGAGGACGGGGGGAAGCTCTTCTGCACCTCCTGCAACGTGGTGCTGAACCACGTCCGCAAATCCGCCATCAACGACCACCTCAAGTCCAAAACACACACCAAGAGGAAGGCGGAGTTTGAGGAGCAGAACGTCAGGAAGAAGCAAAGGACTCTGACTGCCTCCCTCCAGTGCAACAGCACTGCCCAGACAGAGAAAAGCAGCGTGATCCAGGACTTTGTGAAAATGTGCCTGGAAGCCAATATCCCCCTGGAGAAGGCTGATCACCCCTCTGTGCGAGCCTTCCTGTCCCGCTACGTTAAGAACGGCAGCTCCATACCCAAGTcggagcagctgaggaaagcATATCTGCCTGATGGCTATGACAATGAGAACCAGCTCATCAACACTGAAGACCGTTGA
- the N6AMT1 gene encoding methyltransferase N6AMT1 isoform X2 has protein sequence MALPTPRYGHLGPRGPFRDVYEPAEDTFLLLDALERDAGSLREARVEICLEIGSGSGVVSTFLASSILGPSALYICTDINPMAAYCTQETALLNNVHLQPVITDLVKGLSPRLNGKVDLLLFNPPYVVTPSEEVKSRGIEASWAGGKQGREVMDRVFPLVPDLLSPGGLFYLMKFWKQ, from the exons ATGGCGCTGCCCACCCCCCGGTACGGGCACCTGGGCCCGCGGGGGCCCTTTCGGGACGTGTACGAGCCGGCCGAGGACACCTTCCTGCTGCTCGATGCGCTGGAGCGGGACGCGGGCAGCCTGCGGGAGGCTCG agTCGAGATCTGCCTTGAAATAGGATCTGGATCTGGTGTGGTTTCAACATTTCTGGCTTCTTCCATCCTTGGACCCAGTGCACTGTACAT ATGCACAGATATCAACCCCATGGCAGCTTACTGTACCCAGGAGACAGCTCTGCTTAACAATGTTCACCTGCAGCCTGTCATTACTGACTTG GTCAAAGGATTATCTCCAAGGTTAAATGGGAAGGTTGATCTACTTCTGTTTAACCCACCATATGTGGTAACACCTTCTGAAGAG GTGAAAAGCCGTGGAATAGAGGCATCCTGGGCTGGTGGCAAACAGGGCAGAGAAGTAATGGATAGAGTTTTCCCATTAGTACCAGACCTGCTTTCACCAGGAGGATTATTCTACTTG ATGAAATTCTGGAAACAATGA